In a single window of the Bufo bufo chromosome 5, aBufBuf1.1, whole genome shotgun sequence genome:
- the CSRNP1 gene encoding cysteine/serine-rich nuclear protein 1, which produces MSGLLKRKYEALEEDFTYSSSSSSPSSSATSSGGESDDDFSYSPRPLLSNFTPISILKKAKRAKKNKVQFDRVIVFYFQRCQGFTSVPSRGGCTLGMRRKHSCSRQFTLEEFSREQLTRRREKLKERLKEEKLLALKNTFTKNGTIESEKANNLSIDDICDEDIDMTNSEIEDGFSPRMYPAKKRRALLKREGVKKIDKSEKHELNEIRKSREQCGCDCQDFCEPETCSCNLAGIKCQRDHSTFPCGCTKDGCGNPNGRVEFNSSRVQTHFIHTVMKLELEEKRQNNNDGNDKPETMCGERLNPFGCSAVEFSEDEERTAPTTTTGTTSPTAPYHFNIDLEPANGNSCSSDTTDSSSSSGQSESSEGPFELASSDKSQSDFEEDYLARILHFNDSEYEENSSDCQDNLSFFHSTDFFCDQVYESLYSSEKSASGLYANSLSNISKCVDENANQGADCFTDNEVSMTISTDSTVAPGEPLLKNYMDISLSSENFEIPDETEYNFGPLYNSLNEYENLCSQQCLVTLLPGFTPATDTTASFLESLISSSEPCGDNQYLDDALKSPSPFESLIA; this is translated from the exons CGATATCCATCCTAAAAAAGGCAAAGCGGGCGAAGAAGAACAAGGTCCAGTTTGATCGGGTGATAGTCTTCTACTTCCAACGATGCCAAGGTTTCACCAGCGTGCCAAGTCGGGGTGGATGCACACTGGGAATGCGGAGAAAACATAGCTGCAGCAGGCAGTTCACATTGGAAGAGTTTTCCAGGGAACAGTTGACCCGTCGTAGGGAGAAACTGAAAGAGCGTTTGAAAGAAGAGAAGCTCTTGGCTTTAAAGAATACG tttacaaagaatggtacaATAGAGTCAGAAAAGGCCAATAACCTCAGCATTGATGACATCTGCGATGAAGATATTGACATGACCAACTCAGAAATCGAAGATGGTTTCAGTCCACGAATGTACCCTGCCAAGAAACGACGGGCACTGCTCAAGAGAGAAGGCGTGAAGAAGATTGACAAAAGTGAGAAGCATGAACTTAATGAAATCCGGAAGTCAAGAGAACAATGTGGCTGCGATTGCCAAGACTTCTGTGAACCGGAGACTTGCAGTTGTAATTTGGCAGGCATCAAATGTCAG AGAGATCATTCAACTTTCCCATGTGGATGCACCAAGGATGGATGCGGAAACCCAAATGGAAGAGTCGAATTCAATTCATCCAGGGTACAGACCCATTTTATCCATACGGTTATGAAACTTGAGCTGGAGGAGAAAAGGCAAAATAACAATGATGGGAATGACAAACCCGAAACGATGTGCGGTGAAAGGCTGAACCCCTTCGGGTGCTCAGCTGTAGAATTCAGTGAAGATGAAGAAAGGACTGCTCCCACCACCACTACTGGCACCACCTCACCCACTGCCCCCTATCATTTCAACATAGACTTGGAGCCGGCAAATGGAAACAGTTGCAGCAGTGACACAACGGACAgctcctcctcatctggtcagagtGAAAGCTCTGAAGGTCCATTTGAACTTGCTTCATCTGATAAGTCGCAGTCAGATTTTGAGGAAGATTATCTCGCTAGGATTCTTCATTTCAACGACTCCGAGTATGAGGAGAACAGCAGTGACTGCCAGGACAACTTGAGCTTCTTTCATAGCACAGATTTTTTCTGTGATCAGGTTTACGAATCTCTCTACAGCTCAGAGAAATCAGCGAGCGGATTGTACGCCAACTCCCTATCGAACATTTCAAAATGCGTCGATGAAAATGCCAACCAAGGTGCGGATTGCTTTACTGACAATGAGGTATCTATGACCATCTCTACTGATTCTACCGTGGCACCGGGAGAGCCACTCTTAAAAAACTATATGGATATCAGCCTCTCCTCGGAAAACTTTGAGATTCCAGATGAAACGGAGTACAATTTTGGACCCCTTTACAATTCATTGAATGAATACGAGAACTTGTGTTCTCAGCAGTGTCTGGTGACGCTTCTTCCCGGATTTACCCCAGCTACGGACACGACCGCGAGCTTCTTAGAATCTTTAATTAGCTCTTCAGAGCCCTGTGGTGACAATCAATATTTAGATGATGCCTTAAAATCACCATCTCCTTTTGAATCCCTCATTGCATaa